Below is a genomic region from Ferribacterium limneticum.
GGTGGTTTCCGTCTTGGCGATCTCGGCGACGTAGATGGGGTATTTTTCCTGGAGCAGGGTCTGTTTCATGGGTATTCCAGTCTGGTTAGTAAGCGAGCTTGATGTCGATGGCCGTCTCCGGCCCGGCCAGCTCGAAGGCGCTGTCGGCGAATCTGGGTGGTCCCATCACGTTCGGGTTGTTGGACAGGCCGTAGCCTTCGGCCGGGAACATGCCGAAACGCAGGTTGAGCTTCTGGTCGGCGTTCTCGTCGTGATAGGCCATGACGGCGTAGCGACCTGGCGGCAGGTCGGTGAAGACAAGTTTCGCGTTGCCCTTGGCGGCCGGCAGCGAAACGACTTTCACGGCCTTGTCTTCCTTGCGAAAGGTTTCTGGTTCGCGATAGAGCGAGGCTCGAAGATGGCCGGCCGCATCGCGGACGCCGAGGAGATTGACAAGCAGCCGGC
It encodes:
- a CDS encoding DUF2141 domain-containing protein, which gives rise to MKMTQASQGLLLACLLAAGHALADESRLLVNLLGVRDAAGHLRASLYREPETFRKEDKAVKVVSLPAAKGNAKLVFTDLPPGRYAVMAYHDENADQKLNLRFGMFPAEGYGLSNNPNVMGPPRFADSAFELAGPETAIDIKLAY